TCGCCGCTGGTCGGTCTGATCCGGCTCAGCGACAAGTTCACCACGGGATCCTCGATCATGCCGCAGAAGCGCAATCCGGATGCCGCCGAGCTGGTGCGCGCCAAGACCGGCCGCGTCATCGGCGCGCTCAATGGTCTCCTGATCGTGATGAAGGGCCTGCCGCTCGCCTATCAAAAGGACATGCAGGAGGACAAGCAGGGCGCCATGGAGGGCTTTGCCGCGCTGTCGCTGGCGATCCGCGCCATGACCGGCATGGTCCAGGATCTCGAGCCTGACGAAGCCAGGATGAAAGCGGCCGCGGGCGAGGGCTATGCCACTGCGACCGACCTCGCCGACTGGCTGGTGCGGACGCTGAAAATGCCGTTCCGCGAGGCCCATCACGTCACCGGCCGCATCGTCGCCAAGGCCGCCGAGGGCGGCGTCGCGCTGCACGAACTGCCGCTCAAGGAGATGCAGACGATCGAGCCGAAGATCACCAAGGACGTGCTCGGCGTGCTCTCGGTCGAATCGTCGGTGAAGAGCCGCACCAGCTTCGGCGGCACCGCGCCGAAGAACGTGGCGGCGCAGGCGAAGGCCTGGGCGAAGCGGCTGGAAAAAGAGCGAAAATTGGGCTGAAGGCAAAATTTCGCTGATGTTTCATGGTCATCCGGCTCTCGCCAGAGCGCGCCAACCTCTGTATGGTGCGGCCCGCGTAGTGGGGATTTCGTCGTGACGTCAAAGTTTCGCCCGGCCAACTCGGGGTGGGCCATCATTGTCTTGAGCCTGACGGCGCTCGCGCTGGCCGGCTGCGGCCGCAAGGGCCCGCTGGATCTGCCGCCGACGGCCTCCAGCGCGCCGACGGCCAACGTCGCAGCTCCAGCCGACACCGCAGCCCAGAAGACGTCGAGCATGTTCAATCCCACCTCGTCAGGTGCGGATGCCGAGCCCGCGGCGGCCAAGGGCAGGAAGAAACCGTTCATTCTCGATCCGCTCTTGGACGAACCTCCCGGCAAGAGATAAGCCCGGACAACCGAGCCTGCGCCATGAATCATTTCGACTATCGCAACGGCGTGCTGCACGCCGAGGCGGTGAATTTGTCCGAGCTGGCCGCGACCGTCGGCACGCCGTTCTATTGCTATTCGACCGCGACGCTGGAGCGGCACTATCGCGTCTTCACCGAGGCCTTCGCCGGCGAGAAGGTGCTGGTCTGCTACGCCATGAAGGCGAACTCCAACCAGTCGGTGCTGCG
The sequence above is drawn from the Bradyrhizobium amphicarpaeae genome and encodes:
- the lptM gene encoding LPS translocon maturation chaperone LptM; its protein translation is MTSKFRPANSGWAIIVLSLTALALAGCGRKGPLDLPPTASSAPTANVAAPADTAAQKTSSMFNPTSSGADAEPAAAKGRKKPFILDPLLDEPPGKR